In Rhizobium sp. 11515TR, the DNA window CGACCGCAAGGATGCGTCGAGATTGGAGAGGGGTTCGTCGAACAGGAAGACCTTTGGATTGCGAATGATCGCCCGGCCGATCGCGACGCGTTGCCGTTGACCGCCGGAGAGCGCCTTCGGCTTTCGATCCAGCAGATGCGACAGCTGGAGAATATCGGCCGTCTGCCGAACCTTTTCCTGAATCTCGGCCTTGGGGCGCTTGGCGAGCGAAAGGCCGAAGCCGATGTTTTCGCTGACCGTCAGATGCGGATAGAGCGCGTAGGACTGAAACACCATCGCGATGCCGCGCTCCGAAGGCTCGGCGTCCGTCACGTCCTTGCCGTCGATGGAGATCCTGCCCGAGGTCGAGGTTTCCAATCCCGCGATCATGCGCAGAAGGGTGGATTTTCCGCAGCCGGAGGGGCCGACGAAGACACAGAATTCCCCGGCTTCGACGGTTAAATCGACACCATTCATCACGGTCAAACTGCCGAAATCCTTGCGGATATTTTGAAGAACGACACTTGTCATGGCTCATCCTTTCACTGCGCCGGCCGTCATGCCTGCCACGATCTGCCTGTTGAAGAACACGAAGACGATGAGCGGCGGGATCGTCACCAACAGAATATTCATGAACAGAAGATTATACTGCGTTTGAAACTGTCCCTGAAAATTATAGAGTGTCAGCTGCACCGTTACGTTTTCCCTGCCGGGCAGGTAATAAAGAGGGTTTGTGAAGTCGTTGAAGATGGCGATCGACTGCACGACGATGATGGTCACGGTCACGGGCTTCAGCAATGGCAGCACGACTCGAAAGAAGATCTGCAGCGGCTTTGCTCCATCGATGATCGCCGCCTCATCGAGATCTCGCGGGATTGTCGCGATGAAGCTACGAAACATGAGGACGGTAAAGGCAAGACCATAGGCAACCTGA includes these proteins:
- a CDS encoding ABC transporter ATP-binding protein, yielding MTSVVLQNIRKDFGSLTVMNGVDLTVEAGEFCVFVGPSGCGKSTLLRMIAGLETSTSGRISIDGKDVTDAEPSERGIAMVFQSYALYPHLTVSENIGFGLSLAKRPKAEIQEKVRQTADILQLSHLLDRKPKALSGGQRQRVAIGRAIIRNPKVFLFDEPLSNLDASLRSQMRIELTELHAKLGATMIYVTHDQVEAMTMADKIVVLNGGRIEQIGRPMDLYHNPVTPFVAGFIGSPKMNLFEGEVAAREGCGTYGIRPEHIALSTTEGKWQGRVRHIERLGADTVVHLDVPELISLVARTDCDRPIQIGEALFATPLTGKEHRFS